A part of Aegilops tauschii subsp. strangulata cultivar AL8/78 chromosome 2, Aet v6.0, whole genome shotgun sequence genomic DNA contains:
- the LOC141042101 gene encoding auxin-responsive protein SAUR23-like, whose translation MCKVINTVRSLAWLRRAVRRWRSRAADSVRPNKDVLELDAAVPAGHVAVRVEGRGDGEPSSRRFVVPVAQLSHPAFWELLRQAEEEYGFTSASGPLTLPCDEDHLRDVLRRVSSSDSEERGCFRRRGAIAAPHDDSRPLLQGVAVKKLVS comes from the coding sequence ATGTGCAAGGTCATCAACACGGTCCGGTCGCTCGCCTGGCTGCGCCGCGCCGTGCGGCGGTGGCGCTCCCGAGCGGCGGACTCGGTGCGGCCCAACAAGGATGTGCTCGAGTTGGACGCCGCGGTGCCGGCGGGGCATGTGGCGGTGCGCGTGGAGGGCCGCGGCGACGGGGAGCCGTCGTCGAGACGGTTCGTTGTGCCGGTGGCTCAGCTGAGCCACCCGGCGTTCTGGGAGCTGCTCCGGCAGGCGGAGGAGGAGTATGGCTTCACGTCGGCCTCCGGCCCCCTCACGCTCCCCTGCGACGAGGACCACCTCCGCGACGTCCTCCGCCGCGTCTCGTCCTCCGACTCCGAGGAGCGCGGCTGCTTCCGCCGCCGCGGTGCCATCGCGGCGCCGCACGATGACTCGCGGCCGCTGCTGCAGGGGGTGGCCGTGAAGAAGCTCGTCTCGTGA